The DNA sequence GTAGTCGTCGTAGCGCGACACGTAGCCCGGCTGCTGGGCGCGGTCGACCTCCGCGCGAAACTCCTGGACCACGCGGTCTTGAATCATCTCGCGGCAGGCGGCGTTGATCGGGTGCGCGATGTCGGCATAGAGCTTGGCGCGGCCCGAGTCGTCTTTCATCAGCCGGCTCTCGTTCAGGCGCAGTCCGCACTGGTTGCAATAGGCGGCCTTAAGATGATTCTTGCAGGCGCACTGCGGGCAGCGCGAGGTGAGCTTGCGGCTGGGCATGGCGACAAAGGGGCCGCTGGCGCCTTCGATGATCTTCAGATCGCGGACGACAAAGCTGTTGTCGAACGTGATCGAGCAGAAGGCTTGCAAGCGATCGCCGGCCTCTTGGATCAACTTGATGCGAACCTCGGTGATTTCCACGGCCCTTTACTCCTTAGTTGGCGGTCTCCTGTCGGCAGGCGCGGACCACGAACACGCGACCCACGCGACGGGCGCGAAGCCGTCCCGCGACAAAGCGGGCGTGCCGCGCGCCGCGACACAGGCCGAAGTAGCTGGTTCCGCTTCCGCTCATCAGGTGCCCGACCACGTCGAGTCGGGCGAACTCGTCCTCCAGTCGACCAATCCAGGGTGAAAGCTGGCGAGCGGCCGGCTGCAACTGGTTGTGCAACAGCCTTCCCAACTCGCGTAGTCGTCCTTTCTCCGCCGCCGTTTGAATTGTCGTCACGCTGGCGGGATGTTCGGCTGGCCGGCAGGCGCGATACACGTCGGCCGTCGATAATCCCGCGCTCGGTCGCACGATCACGAAGTGGAGGGGCGCCAACTGGGGGAGCGGTTCGATGCGTTCTCCGCGGCCACGGCATACGGCCGGTTGCGCCGCGAGGAAGAACGGGATGTCGCTGCCAAGTTGACTGGCAAACCAGGCAAGCTGCTCACGCGAGTATCCCAGGCGCCAACCAAGATTGGCGGCCACCAGCGCCGCTGCCGCGTCGCTCGATCCGCCGGCCAAGCCCGCCGCGATCGGAATGCGCTTGATCAAGCGCATCCGCGCGCCGCGCTCGCAGCCCGACTCTTGCCGCAGCAGTTCGACTGCGCGCACGACCAGATTTTCTGGCGCGGCGGGCAGACAGCGGGCGGCGTCGTCGGCCGGATCGACGGAAAACTCACATTGAAGCGTGACTGGCCCTTGTGGTTCGTCCCTGAAGTACAACGTGTCGTACAAGTTCACGGGGACCATGAGGGTTTCGATCTCATGGAACCCGTCGTTACGCTTCGCCAAAACCTCCAGAAACAGGTTCAGTTTGGCGGGCGTCGTCACGGTGAGGCACGACGCCTGCGCGAGAACGTGCATCCCTGTCCTGCCGGTTGCCGGTCGGGCCTGCTCCGCGATAGATGAGCGGATGGGAGCGGGGCCGAACGTGCAAAAAAACTCGCGAGAACTCGATATGAAATTCGCTGGTCGCTGGCCCATCTTAGGCCTTGACCAAACTAACTCGGCATCCTAACGACGCCTGCGCAGAGGGTCAACGTGGATTTGCCGCTCTCTCCCACGTGAATTTTGTTACATGGCAGGCCCCTGTGGCGACCTGGGCAAGCGGGGCAAGGCGAGGGCGTATTGCGCTGGCCAATGGACTGCTAGCGGCGAATGGTGACCTTCGATCCGATCGACAGAATGTCGTACACATCGCCGGCGTCGCGCTGTGTGAGCCGGATGCAGCCGCGCGCATCGACCCGGCCCATGCTGTTGTCGTCGATGGTGCTGTGGATGCCGAGTCGCTGGCCATCGAGCGAGATCCATTTTTCGCCCAGCGGATTGGCCGGGTTGTTGGCGTCGATCACTTCGGCGCCGTAATAGGTGGGATTGTCGAGCTTGGACTGCACGGTGTACGCGCCTTCGGGCGCGGGGTTGTCGACCCCTAGCCCGATCGGAAAGCTGCCGGCGTAAAGTTGGTCGAGCCACAGCGTGAGCCGGAAGCTGGTCAGATCGACATCGGCCGCGAACGGACCGCGCAGCACCTTCAGCTTTTGACCGGCGGGCAGATTGTTGGGGTCTGCCACCTGATTGATCTTGGCCAGCAGTTGCCACGGCATTTGATAGCTGGTGGCGATCCGTTCCAGATTGTCCCCCGGCTGCACCTCGTAAGGAGCTTCGAGCAGCGACTCGCGCGAGTAGATGATGGTGCCCGCCAGTTGATCGAGCAGGCCTTGCAGTTGTTGCTGCTCTGCTGGCGTGAGTTGCGGTTGGTTGTACCAGGCCGACAACTCGCGATGCGCATCGACGAGTCGATCTTGCGCTAGTAGTTGCTGAGCCTGAGCGAAGCTGGCGGCAAAGGTGGCTGGCGCGACTGCGGCGGCGGCGTGCTCGGGATCGGCGGCGGGCTGCTGACCGGCCACGGGGGCCCAGCCCGCGGCGGCGGCGATGGCCGCCGTGGGGGGCGTGGTTGGCGCGGCGGGCGGAAACTGCGCCGCAGGGGGGCCGGCCGGAGTGGCGGTGCCAGGGTCGGCGCCAAAGGGAGGCGCTTCGCCAGCCACCGACGCCGCCGACGGGTCGACCTGGACGGGCATTTGGGCGGTCGGCGCGCCGGGCGCGACAGGCATGTCGGCGGTCGGAGGCGCAGCCTGTGCGCTATTAAAATCGGGAGCAACGGGCACCAGGCTTTCGGCGCCGGGGGGGAGTTGCTGGGTAAACGCCGTCGCGTCGGGCATTGCGGCCTGCGCAAACGGAGGCGCTTCGCTCGTGGTGCTGGCGGCCGGCGAGCCGGGAGCGGAAAACGCTGGGGCCTCGCCACCGGGCGCCGGCATTAAGGCATCGGCGTTTGGCGC is a window from the Pirellulales bacterium genome containing:
- a CDS encoding SpoVG family protein gives rise to the protein MEITEVRIKLIQEAGDRLQAFCSITFDNSFVVRDLKIIEGASGPFVAMPSRKLTSRCPQCACKNHLKAAYCNQCGLRLNESRLMKDDSGRAKLYADIAHPINAACREMIQDRVVQEFRAEVDRAQQPGYVSRYDDYDLEEEFAEPREIGEGAPREAAQRTHTKVQPAEGPRGPHKPRTHATGDRRPRGNNNFGAGIL
- the ispE gene encoding 4-(cytidine 5'-diphospho)-2-C-methyl-D-erythritol kinase, whose protein sequence is MHVLAQASCLTVTTPAKLNLFLEVLAKRNDGFHEIETLMVPVNLYDTLYFRDEPQGPVTLQCEFSVDPADDAARCLPAAPENLVVRAVELLRQESGCERGARMRLIKRIPIAAGLAGGSSDAAAALVAANLGWRLGYSREQLAWFASQLGSDIPFFLAAQPAVCRGRGERIEPLPQLAPLHFVIVRPSAGLSTADVYRACRPAEHPASVTTIQTAAEKGRLRELGRLLHNQLQPAARQLSPWIGRLEDEFARLDVVGHLMSGSGTSYFGLCRGARHARFVAGRLRARRVGRVFVVRACRQETAN
- a CDS encoding L,D-transpeptidase family protein — translated: APNADALMPAPGGEAPAFSAPGSPAASTTSEAPPFAQAAMPDATAFTQQLPPGAESLVPVAPDFNSAQAAPPTADMPVAPGAPTAQMPVQVDPSAASVAGEAPPFGADPGTATPAGPPAAQFPPAAPTTPPTAAIAAAAGWAPVAGQQPAADPEHAAAAVAPATFAASFAQAQQLLAQDRLVDAHRELSAWYNQPQLTPAEQQQLQGLLDQLAGTIIYSRESLLEAPYEVQPGDNLERIATSYQMPWQLLAKINQVADPNNLPAGQKLKVLRGPFAADVDLTSFRLTLWLDQLYAGSFPIGLGVDNPAPEGAYTVQSKLDNPTYYGAEVIDANNPANPLGEKWISLDGQRLGIHSTIDDNSMGRVDARGCIRLTQRDAGDVYDILSIGSKVTIRR